The following proteins come from a genomic window of Musa acuminata AAA Group cultivar baxijiao chromosome BXJ1-7, Cavendish_Baxijiao_AAA, whole genome shotgun sequence:
- the LOC103974931 gene encoding probable inorganic phosphate transporter 1-4, with protein sequence MAGGQLQVLGALDLAKTRWYHFTATVIAGLGFFTDAYDLFCNSLVTKLHGRIYSFDPNRPGTLPPNVSAAITRVAFCGALSGQLFFGWLGDKLGRKKVYVMTLMLMVICSIAIGLSFGHTAKGVMATLCLFRFCLGFGIGGDYLLSATIMSEYANKKTRGAFIAVVFTTQGFGILTGGIVSIIISAAFNERFDYPAYRDDRAGSTVLEADYIWCTTLMLGALSAALTYYWRMKMPETARYTALVAKNAKRAAPECRGIIRQAQVCSPLTSGSIDLVRSQQAASLPRPLGLMRSQHTASLPRPLGLMRRK encoded by the coding sequence ATGGCCGGAGGTCAGCTCCAAGTGCTCGGGGCACTCGACCTTGCCAAGACGCGGTGGTATCACTTCACGGCCACCGTCATTGCTGGCCTGGGCTTCTTCACCGACGCCTACGATCTCTTCTGCAACTCCCTCGTCACGAAGCTCCATGGCCGCATCTATTCCTTCGACCCCAATCGCCCCGGGACGCTCCCGCCCAACGTGTCCGCTGCCATCACCCGCGTGGCCTTCTGTGGTGCCCTCTCTGGCCAGCTCTTCTTCGGGTGGCTCGGCGACAAGCTCGGCCGCAAGAAGGTGTATGTCATGACGCTCATGCTCATGGTCATCTGCTCCATCGCGATCGGCCTCTCCTTCGGTCACACCGCCAAGGGCGTCATGGCCACCCTCTGCCTCTTTCGCTTCTGCCTCGGCTTTGGTATCGGCGGCGATTACCTGCTCTCCGCCACCATCATGTCGGAGTACGCCAACAAGAAGACCCGTGGCGCCTTCATCGCAGTCGTTTTCACTACGCAGGGCTTCGGCATCCTCACAGGCGGAATCGTCTCCATCATCATCTCCGCCGCCTTCAATGAGCGCTTCGACTATCCGGCCTACAGGGACGACCGCGCCGGCTCCACCGTCCTGGAAGCCGACTACATCTGGTGCACAACTCTCATGCTGGGCGCCCTCTCGGCTGCCTTAACCTACTACTGGCGGATGAAGATGCCAGAGACCGCGCGGTACACTGCTCTTGTTGCCAAGAACGCGAAACGGGCGGCACCCGAATGTCGAGGTATTATCCGACAGGCTCAAGTGTGCTCCCCACTTACCTCGGGATCGATcgacctcgtgcgcagccagcaagcagcctcgctgcctcggccactcggcctcatgcgcagccagcacactgcctcgctgcctcggccactcggcctcatgcgcaggaaGTAG
- the LOC103990446 gene encoding cytochrome P450 89A2: MELWLLIFLSVTLATLLLLLLDREVKIRRLPPGPPSVPILGNLLWLRRSLREIEDILRELHARYGPVVTLHIGSRATIFILDRTIAHKALVEHGAAFSDRPAPLPAVRFLSASQHNISTAAYGPIWRLLRRNLSSEILHHSRIKLYADGRSWVLGVLIQHLRSQADAHHGVVVAMESFQFAMFCLLVLMCFGEKLDEKAIKNVEEAQRSLLLYGRKLSVLVFVPSISRHIFRNRLKTVLEMRERQGQLYLPLIEARKKHKQQQPPNEKERFVYSYVDSLLEIELPDEEGRKLSDDEMVALCSEFLNAGTDTTSTALQWIMANLVKHQDIQAKLRDEIDGATDGRDEEEIKEEDLQRMPYLKAVILEGLRRHPPGHFVLSHAVTEDVDLCGYLMPKGTAVNFCVAEMNWDGKVWEEPMEFKPERFLSGGGGAAVDITGSREIKMMPFGVGRRICPGLGLAMLHLEYFVANLVREFEWKRVEGEEVDMTEKMEFTVVMKNPLRARIIPRRRKILR; this comes from the coding sequence ATGGAATTGTGgctactcatcttcctctccgtCACCTTGGCCacgctgctcctcctcctcctcgatcgtGAAGTCAAGATTAGGAGGCTCCCTCCCGGCCCGCCGTCCGTGCCGATCCTCGGCAACCTCCTGTGGCTCCGCCGGTCCCTCCGAGAGATCGAGGACATCCTGCGGGAGCTCCACGCTCGGTACGGCCCCGTCGTCACGCTTCACATCGGCTCCCGCGCCACCATCTTCATCTTGGACCGCACCATCGCCCACAAGGCGCTCGTCGAGCACGGCGCTGCTTTCTCCGACCGACCCGCCCCGCTGCCGGCCGTCCGCTTCCTCAGCGCGAGCCAGCACAACATCTCCACCGCCGCCTATGGCCCCATCTGGCGCCTCCTCCGCCGCAACCTCTCCTCGGAGATCCTCCATCACTCCCGCATCAAGCTCTACGCTGACGGCCGCTCGTGGGTCCTCGGTGTTCTCATCCAACACCTCCGATCCCAGGCCGATGCCCACCACGGCGTGGTCGTCGCCATGGAGAGCTTCCAGTTCGCTATGTTCTGCTTGCTCGTCCTAATGTGCTTCGGCGAGAAATTAGACGAGAAGGCCATCAAGAATGTCGAGGAGGCGCAGCGGAGCCTCCTCCTCTACGGCAGAAAACTCAGCGTGCTGGTCTTTGTTCCAAGCATCTCCAGGCACATCTTTCGCAATCGATTGAAGACGGTCTTGGAGATGAGGGAAAGACAGGGACAGCTATATCTTCCCCTGATCGAAGCCCGAAAGAAGCACAAGCAGCAGCAGCCGCCAAACGAAAAAGAAAGGTTCGTGTACTCCTACGTGGATTCCCTACTCGAGATCGAGCTCCCGGACGAAGAGGGAAGGAAGCTCTCGGACGACGAGATGGTGGCCCTCTGCTCGGAGTTCCTGAACGCGGGCACGGACACGACGTCGACCGCGTTGCAGTGGATCATGGCGAACCTGGTGAAGCACCAAGACATACAAGCGAAGCTGCGGGACGAGATCGACGGGGCCACCGACGGGAGGGACGAGGaggagatcaaggaggaggacctGCAGAGGATGCCATACCTGAAGGCGGTGATACTGGAAGGGCTGCGGCGGCACCCGCCGGGCCACTTCGTCCTGAGCCACGCGGTGACGGAGGACGTGGACCTGTGCGGGTACCTGATGCCCAAGGGAACGGCGGTCAACTTCTGCGTGGCGGAGATGAATTGGGACGGGAAGGTGTGGGAGGAGCCGATGGAGTTCAAGCCGGAGAGGTTCCTGAGCGGCGGCGGGGGAGCGGCGGTGGACATCACGGGGAGCAGGGAGATCAAGATGATGCCTTTCGGGGTGGGGAGGCGCATATGCCCGGGGCTGGGGCTGGCCATGCTCCACCTCGAGTACTTTGTGGCCAACCTGGTGAGGGAGTTCGAGTGGAAGCGAGTGGAGGGCGAGGAGGTTGACATGACCGAGAAGATGGAGTTCACCGTCGTCATGAAGAATCCTCTGAGAGCTCGTATCATCCCTAGAAGGAGGAAGATATTGAGATGA